In the Malus domestica chromosome 16, GDT2T_hap1 genome, one interval contains:
- the LOC103452800 gene encoding RING-H2 finger protein ATL16-like: protein MDLGSKSYLIHVSQAFPPSTTPGSSIFGTPIHHPDTSFPIIAVAGIGIVATAFLLVSYYIFVIKCCLNWHRVDILRRFSLSRNRRDEDQLMVYSPRVETRGLDEAVIRSIPLLQFKKDGNYIGMGEGSFCECAVCLNEFQEDEKLRIIPNCSHVFHIDCIDVWLQGNANCPLCRTSISTTPRFPFDRTVAPSSSPQDPSPYAGSLSGGDEDYVVIELSNDNTMDHAMLGRQGRSNSGELSLSVRSISPSPRKLEHRVLPKKFERKFHNKITSMGDECIDIRGKDDQFLIQPIRRSFSMDSSADRQLYLAVQAAMQQQRQVSEVSPTEGCSNGRVRRSFFSFGNGRGSRNAILPVYLEP, encoded by the coding sequence ATGGATCTTGGAAGCAAAAGCTATTTGATCCATGTGTCACAAGCTTTTCCTCCATCAACAACTCCAGGAAGCTCCATTTTTGGAACTCCGATTCACCATCCCGACACAAGCTTCCCCATTATAGCAGTTGCCGGAATAGGAATTGTAGCCACAGCTTTCTTGCTCGTCAGCTACTACATCTTTGTTATCAAATGCTGCCTCAACTGGCACCGTGTCGACATCCTCAGGCGATTCTCATTGTCGCGCAATAGGCGGGACGAAGACCAGCTCATGGTCTACTCCCCCCGTGTAGAGACCCGGGGGCTCGACGAAGCAGTGATCAGATCAATCCCATTGTTGCAATTCAAGAAAGATGGAAATTACATAGGAATGGGAGAGGGAAGCTTTTGCGAGTGTGCGGTTTGCTTGAATGAGTTTCAAGAAGACGAGAAGCTTCGAATCATACCGAATTGCAGCCACGTTTTCCACATTGATTGTATTGATGTTTGGCTTCAAGGCAATGCCAATTGCCCACTTTGTAGAACAAGCATTTCAACCACACCCAGATTTCCTTTTGATCGAACTGTCGCTCCAAGCTCTTCGCCCCAAGATCCAAGTCCTTACGCAGGTAGCCTCAGTGGAGGCGATGAAGACTACGTGGTTATTGAATTGAGCAACGATAACACGATGGATCATGCAATgcttggaagacaaggaagATCGAATTCCGGGGAGTTATCACTATCAGTAAGATCTATTAGTCCTTCACCAAGGAAATTGGAACACAGAGTTTTGCCCAAgaaatttgagagaaaatttCACAACAAGATTACAAGCATGGGGGATGAATGCATTGATATCAGAGGGAAAGATGATCAGTTTTTAATCCAACCAATAAGGAGGTCTTTCTCAATGGACTCATCAGCTGATAGGCAGCTTTATTTGGCAGTTCAAGCGGCAATGCAGCAGCAAAGGCAAGTCAGTGAGGTCAGTCCCACTGAAGGTTGCAGTAATGGTAGAGTTAGAagatctttcttttcttttggcaaTGGTAGGGGATCTAGAAATGCAATTCTGCCTGTTTATTTGGAGCCATAA